The genomic interval CCTGGGGCATCGCCAGGGCGGCCGCCGATCAAGGCGCCGAACTGGCCTTTTCCTATCAAGGCGAGGCCTTTGGAAAACGGGTCGAGCCGCTGGCCGAAACTGTCGGTTCGGATTTCCTGCTGGATGTCGATGTGACCGATGACGCATCGCTGGACCGCGCCTTCGGCGAGATCGAAAGCCGGTGGGGCAGACTGGATTTCGTGATCCACGCCATCGCCTTTTCCAACAAGGACGAGTTGACCGGCCGGTTCATGAATACCAGCCGGGCCAATTTCAAGCATAGCCTTGAAATCTCGTGCTATTCGCTGATCGAAGTCGCGCGGCGGGCGCATCCGTTGATGGCGGAGGGCGGATCGCTGATCACGCTGACCTATGGCGGATCGAACCGGGTGACGCCGTTTTATAACGTGATGGGTGTGGCCAAGGCGGCGCTGGAATCCAGCGTGCGCTATCTGGCCAATGATCTTGGTCCGGATGGCATTCGCGTGAATGCGATCAGCCCGGGGCCGATGAAGACGCTGGCCGGGGCTGCGATCGGCGGGGCGCGCAAGACTTTCCGCCATACCGAGGCCAATGCGCCGCTGCGCGCCAATGCGACGCTGGAGGCGATTGGCGGAACGGCGGTTTATCTGCTGTCGGATTGGGGTGCCTGCACCACCGGCGAGGTGATCATGGTCGATGGCGGCTATCACGTGCTGGGTATGCCTCAGAACGAAAACCTCTAGGGCATGCGTCCTGGGGACTTCGCGTC from Paracoccus fistulariae carries:
- a CDS encoding enoyl-ACP reductase FabI, producing MGDLLKGKRGLVMGVANHHSIAWGIARAAADQGAELAFSYQGEAFGKRVEPLAETVGSDFLLDVDVTDDASLDRAFGEIESRWGRLDFVIHAIAFSNKDELTGRFMNTSRANFKHSLEISCYSLIEVARRAHPLMAEGGSLITLTYGGSNRVTPFYNVMGVAKAALESSVRYLANDLGPDGIRVNAISPGPMKTLAGAAIGGARKTFRHTEANAPLRANATLEAIGGTAVYLLSDWGACTTGEVIMVDGGYHVLGMPQNENL